Sequence from the Thermodesulfobacteriota bacterium genome:
TTCAAATCGCATCTTCCGAACCTCCTGTAATATCTCTGTCCGTCCCATACGTCACCTCCACTGGTGACCATTGTAAACCGGACAGATTATGTGCTACAATACAGGACAGTTTATTTGTTTCTGACATAATCAACTTTTCTTATTGTCATCACGTTCTTTCTCTGTTAACATCATATCCAATCTGTTTTCAGGGTTAAATTTCACAAAACTCACTGACTATTTTTTTGATTATAACGTGGAGGTTTCGGGTGGGACCAATCCTTATGCTTTTCAAGAATCCAGGGGCTTTTTTCCTTTTGATGATTCCTCTTTTATATTCTGTAATAATCCATGAAGTTGCCCATGGCTGGGTAGCGGAAAAAATGGGGGACACAACCGCCAGATGGATGGGAAGAATAACCTTTAACCCGATTAAACACTTAGACCCCATTGGCACACTGATGCTCCTTCTCTTTGGTTTTGGGTGGGCTAGGCCAGTCCCTGTTAATTTTTCAAATTTTAGAGACTATCGGAAAGGGATGATTTTGGTATCTGCCGCCGGCATTACTGCAAATATCATTCTGGCTTTCTTGGCACTTTTAATCATAAGTATAAATATATTTTCTCCTTGGGGGACGATGGCAGCCATATTATCAGTCCTTGCCAAGATAAATATCATTTTGGCAGCCTTTAACCTGATACCTATCCCTCCTTTAGATGGCTCTAAGATATTGATGGGTTTTGTTTCTAACAGAACTCAATACCAACTGATGCAATTAGAACCATATGGGATGTTTATCATCATAGGGCTACTCTTCTTTGGCTTGTTAAATCCATTGATCACATTCTTTGAGCAGATAATAGTAAGTATTATAAATTTGATTCTGTAGTAGTAGTGGCACGGTACGCCGTGCCCATTAGGGTAAAAACAAAAAAGGAGGGCACCTATGACAGTGGAGTTTAAAAAAATTAAGAATACGGTTTCTATTCTGAATCCGATGAATGCATTTAAAGAGGACAAACAGCATACTGAGATACGTTTTGACCCATTAACAGGCGTAAAGAGGCTCTTCAATATGGGTTTAATAGAAAAAGCGAAAATGTTCTATCAGCCTGTCGATGAAACCCTATTGGAAATGATAGCAAACAGGACAAAAGAAACCTGTATCTTCTGTCCCCAAAACCTGGAAAAGGTAACACCAAAATTTCCGCCGGAACTTTTACCTGAAGGAAGATTTAGGAAAGGTGACTCATGGG
This genomic interval carries:
- a CDS encoding site-2 protease family protein, producing the protein MGPILMLFKNPGAFFLLMIPLLYSVIIHEVAHGWVAEKMGDTTARWMGRITFNPIKHLDPIGTLMLLLFGFGWARPVPVNFSNFRDYRKGMILVSAAGITANIILAFLALLIISINIFSPWGTMAAILSVLAKINIILAAFNLIPIPPLDGSKILMGFVSNRTQYQLMQLEPYGMFIIIGLLFFGLLNPLITFFEQIIVSIINLIL